Proteins co-encoded in one Salvelinus sp. IW2-2015 linkage group LG17, ASM291031v2, whole genome shotgun sequence genomic window:
- the LOC111976550 gene encoding ubiA prenyltransferase domain-containing protein 1, whose product MAVGQKPSSAETFVLAGLNGHSETRHTGLNDTVQNHTADQRSSGRARVASDMRYKCAAYVLALRPWSFSASLTPVALGSALAYKLEGSVDLVILMVCAVAVLVVHGAGNLVNTYYDFSKGIDHKKRDDRTLVDEILAPQDVVMFGALLYSLGCLCATLLYFLSTLRMEHLALIYFGGLSSSFLYTGGIGLKYVALGDVVILITFGPLAVMFAHAVQVGYLSVLPLVYAIPLALNTEAILHSNNTRDMDSDKQAGIVTLAILIGPTLSYILFNLLLFVPYVLFCILATHYTISMALPLLTLPMAFPLERQFRSQCYSKIPQKTAKLNLLMGLFYVFGIILAPQGSLPLL is encoded by the exons ATGGCTGTGGGGCAGAAACCAAGCAGTGCAGAGACATTTGTTTTGGCTGGATTGAATGGACATAGTGAGacaaggcacaccggtttgaatgACACTGTGCAGAATCACACCGCTGACCAGCGAAGCTCGGGGAGGGCCAGAGTCGCGTCTGACATGAGGTACAAGTGTGCTGCTTATGTGCTGGCCCTGCGACCGTGGAGTTTCAGCGCCTCCCTCACACCGGTGGCTCTGGGCAGTGCCCTGGCCTACAAGCTGGAGGGCTCTGTGGACTTGGTCATCCTCATGGTGTGTGCCGTGGCAGTACTGGTGGTGCACGGGGCAGGGAATCTGGTTAACACTTACTATGACTTCTCCAAAGGGATCGACCACAAGAAGAGRGACGATAGGACTCTGGTGGATGAGATCCTGGCGCCGCAGGATGTGGTCATGTTCGGAGCGCTGCTCTACTCTCTGGGCTGCTTGTGTGCCACCCTGCTCTACTTTCTCTCCACGTTGAGGATGGAGCATCTGGCCCTTATTTATTTTGGAGGGCTCTCCAGCTCTTTTCTGTACACGGGAG GCATTGGTCTTAAGTACGTGGCCCTGGGGGACGTGGTGATCCTGATCACTTTTGGCCCCCTGGCGGTCATGTTTGCCCACGCCGTGCAGGTGGGCTACCTGTCTGTCCTGCCTCTGGTCTACGCCATTCCCCTGGCCCTCAATACAGAGGCTATCCTACACAGCAACAATACCAGGGACATGGACTCTGACAAACAGGCGGGCATTGTCACTCTGGCCATTCTCATCGGGCCCACGCTGTCCTACATCCTCTTCAACCTCCTGCTGTTTGTCCCTTATGTGCTCTTCTGCATCCTGGCCACCCACTACACCATCAGCATGGCCCTGCCCCTGCTCACGTTGCCCATGGCCTTCCCCCTAGAGAGGCAGTTCCGCAGCCAGTGCTATTCCAAGATCCCCCAAAAGACAGCCAAGCTCAACCTCCTGATGGGACTTTTCTATGTCTTTGGGATCATTCTGGCACCTCAAGGCAGCTTACCGCTACTGTGA
- the LOC111976548 gene encoding matrix metalloproteinase-23 isoform X1, whose amino-acid sequence MVCQTFRSLQRGDFSALLAVAVLGVLFEGMQETTAFPTWRIEEEVHTSGVLMIGIRKDARTQVLHLSRNKRYTLTPEKLKWDKFKLTYKLLSFPRNLMNASDTRRGIAKAFTMWSDVSPFSFREVPADQEADIKIGFYPINHTDCLQSYLHHCFDGITGELAHAFFPPTGEIHFDDHEYWILGNMRFSWKKGVWLTDLVHVAAHEIGHVLGLMHSLNPKAIMHLNATLTGRKLITQDEVWGLHRLHGCLDRLFICPAWARKGYCDSKRKLMQKHCPSSCDFCYEFPFPTVAPTPTPQRTKHKLVAEGKKLTFRCGKKIAAKSGKVYWYKDGEILEYSHPGYISLKDDHISIVANAINEGTYTCIVRKKNKVLTNYSWRVRVRF is encoded by the exons ATGGTGTGTCAGACGTTCAGAAGTTTACAAAGAGGCGACTTCAGTGCTCTGCTGGCTGTGGCGGTGCTTGGGGTTCTGTTTGAAGGGATGCAAGAAACCACGGCATTTCCCACCTGGAGAATAGAG GAAGAAGTTCACACCTCTGGTGTGTTAATGATTGGGATTCGCAAAGATGCCCGCACGCAGGTTCTCCACCTCTCCAGGAACAAGCGCTACACCCTCACCCCTGAGAAACTCAAATGGGACAAGTTCAAGCTCACTTACAA GCTGCTCTCTTTCCCAAGGAACCTGATGAATGCCAGTGACACGCGCCGGGGCATTGCCAAAGCCTTCACTATGTGGAGTGATGTCTCGCCCTTCAGCTTTAGAGAGGTGCCCGCTGACCAGGAGGCAGACATCAAGATAG GCTTCTACCCCATCAACCACACAGACTGCCTGCAGTCCTACTTGCACCACTGTTTCGACGGCATCACCGGCGAACTGGCACATGCTTTCTTCCCTCCGACGGGCGAGATCCACTTTGACGACCATGAGTATTGGATTCTGGGAAACATGCGCTTCAGCTGGAAAAAAG GGGTGTGGCTGACAGACTTGGTCCATGTAGCGGCTCACGAGATTGGCCACGTCCTGGGCCTCATGCACTCCCTGAACCCCAAGGCCATCATGCACCTGAACGCAACTCTAACGGGGCGCAAGCTCATCACACAGGACGAGGTGTGGGGCCTGCACCGACTCCATG GATGTTTGGATAGATTATTTATCTGTCCAGCCTGGGCGCGGAAAGGCTATTGCGACAGCAAGCGAAAGCTCATGCAGAAGCACTGCCCCTCGAGCTGTGATTTCTGTTACG AGTTCCCCTTCCCCaccgtggcccccacccccaccccccaacgGACCAAACACAAGCTGGTGGCTGAGGGGAAGAAGCTCACGTTCCGATGTGGAAAGAAAATTGCAGCAAAGTCAGGCAAAGTATA CTGGTACAAGGACGGAGAGATTCTGGAGTACTCCCACCCTGGCTACATCTCCCTAAAAGACGATCACATCAGTATCGTGGCCAACGCCATCAACGAGGGCACATACACCTGCATCGTGAGGAAAAAGAACAAGGTCCTCACCAACTACTCTTGGAGGGTACGAGTGCGCTTCTGA
- the LOC111976548 gene encoding matrix metalloproteinase-23 isoform X2, translated as MIGIRKDARTQVLHLSRNKRYTLTPEKLKWDKFKLTYKLLSFPRNLMNASDTRRGIAKAFTMWSDVSPFSFREVPADQEADIKIGFYPINHTDCLQSYLHHCFDGITGELAHAFFPPTGEIHFDDHEYWILGNMRFSWKKGVWLTDLVHVAAHEIGHVLGLMHSLNPKAIMHLNATLTGRKLITQDEVWGLHRLHGCLDRLFICPAWARKGYCDSKRKLMQKHCPSSCDFCYEFPFPTVAPTPTPQRTKHKLVAEGKKLTFRCGKKIAAKSGKVYWYKDGEILEYSHPGYISLKDDHISIVANAINEGTYTCIVRKKNKVLTNYSWRVRVRF; from the exons ATGATTGGGATTCGCAAAGATGCCCGCACGCAGGTTCTCCACCTCTCCAGGAACAAGCGCTACACCCTCACCCCTGAGAAACTCAAATGGGACAAGTTCAAGCTCACTTACAA GCTGCTCTCTTTCCCAAGGAACCTGATGAATGCCAGTGACACGCGCCGGGGCATTGCCAAAGCCTTCACTATGTGGAGTGATGTCTCGCCCTTCAGCTTTAGAGAGGTGCCCGCTGACCAGGAGGCAGACATCAAGATAG GCTTCTACCCCATCAACCACACAGACTGCCTGCAGTCCTACTTGCACCACTGTTTCGACGGCATCACCGGCGAACTGGCACATGCTTTCTTCCCTCCGACGGGCGAGATCCACTTTGACGACCATGAGTATTGGATTCTGGGAAACATGCGCTTCAGCTGGAAAAAAG GGGTGTGGCTGACAGACTTGGTCCATGTAGCGGCTCACGAGATTGGCCACGTCCTGGGCCTCATGCACTCCCTGAACCCCAAGGCCATCATGCACCTGAACGCAACTCTAACGGGGCGCAAGCTCATCACACAGGACGAGGTGTGGGGCCTGCACCGACTCCATG GATGTTTGGATAGATTATTTATCTGTCCAGCCTGGGCGCGGAAAGGCTATTGCGACAGCAAGCGAAAGCTCATGCAGAAGCACTGCCCCTCGAGCTGTGATTTCTGTTACG AGTTCCCCTTCCCCaccgtggcccccacccccaccccccaacgGACCAAACACAAGCTGGTGGCTGAGGGGAAGAAGCTCACGTTCCGATGTGGAAAGAAAATTGCAGCAAAGTCAGGCAAAGTATA CTGGTACAAGGACGGAGAGATTCTGGAGTACTCCCACCCTGGCTACATCTCCCTAAAAGACGATCACATCAGTATCGTGGCCAACGCCATCAACGAGGGCACATACACCTGCATCGTGAGGAAAAAGAACAAGGTCCTCACCAACTACTCTTGGAGGGTACGAGTGCGCTTCTGA